The DNA sequence GTACCTCCCCATCGAAGGCTAAGCAAGATTACCTTACCCCTACGAACGACTTTGACGATCACTTCAACTCCGCCTTCAACTCTCATTCTCCTCTACCTGACCCTTCATTCAATCCGTCAAGCTTCCTTGATATAGACTCAAATAACACCGAATTCCCCCTCTTCCAGTCGTCGAGCCATCCGGATATTGATATCGACTGGGCAGAGGACTTTTTAAGAGGAGCAGATTTTAAGATTGACTTTTCTAGCTCCGCGCTAGAGGACCACAGCAGAgatttcttctcgttctcagATAAACAGGAAAGGTCAAATGCTCCTaggaaggaggagatcaCAGGCGATTTGGATAAAGACCTGGGTCTGAACTCCGGTGACGAGATGTTTTAGAATGAAGCGTGTGTTTTTATTACTTCTATACATATATCTGTCCAGCTTGCAAAGTTTCATCATGCTGTCTCATATAGTCGTGATATTTCATCAGCGATACCCTGTTTTAATTGCAGAAGCGAGCGATGCGTTTGATTGATTCAGCACAATATTCACCCGTCCAAAATGAAACTCTTCTGTCTCAACGTAGAGTCATAATTGTAAACCAGCCCTCCGTCTATGTAGGGTATCTCTATGAAAAGACATATTATAGGCGACGACCGTCCTCTATTTGGCACACCAGTCTTAGCGCTTAGACCAACGGTTGCTCTCGTCGCCTTCTTCCCATTCGTGTTCGACGTAGCcgagctttttcttcacttCCTGGACTTTCTGTTTGTCTCCCGTGTTTTTGCCCATGTTGTCACTGAGCTTGACAGCCGGGTGACCATTTGCTGTAGAGATCTTGATGACGATATTGAGCGGCTTGGACTTTTCGTCATTTGATTTATTCGTAAAGTCGTCTGCCTATATTTAGCGCCGTGCTTTTAGAGTATACCCAAGATTAGTACTTACTGGTAAAGAATGTACCAACGCCGAAGACAGGCTGGAACCCAGCTTCCTCCGCAATGACCTTATACTCGAGACAATGCTCGATGTTGAGAGAGTCAGAGAACACCATGGTCTTCTTGTCCGTGATGCCTTCCCTATCGTAGAAATCCCGCACCATCTTTACGAAGTATACAGGATCGCCTGAGTCCTGACGCACACCGGTATAAGCTTGAGCATACGTTTCATGGGAGGTCCGAGCGCCACCGTCACGAAGTGGTGCAGTGATCGGGGCCTTGGTCTCCGCCTCACTTTGAACAGTCGATTCGTTAGTTGTGGCTGGTCCAGATGCCGATGTGCTGACTGCACCAGCTCCTGCGGAGGTAAACGCAGGAATCGGCTTCCGGAATGCATCGAGAAAGGCGGGGGTACCGAAAGTGTCCGTCAAGGCGATTCCCAGAACCTTATCAAGGTCAGTCTCTTGCAGACATCACAGGTGATTGAACTTACTCCTTTTCCAAAGCAGCCAAGCCAGTACCGCAGGGCCAACTCGTTGGCGTTCTCATAGTCATCCGTAATGGCAGCAATGGTCATATACCATTCATGCGCCACCGTGCCGACAGGGTCGACACCATACTTCATAGCAAAGTGAACATTACTTGACCCTGTGAATCGACCCTTCCACCCTTGTCGTTTTccctcctcagcagccttCATCAGACCAACCATCACCAGGTCATGGGTATGGTAATCACGGCGTCGTCTTGATCCGAACTCAGAGAAGATGCAACCATTCTCAAGCAGCGTACATCCTTTCCGatatgccttctcttcttggcAACTGTAGTCCCAGTCCTTATCGCTGAACATAAAGTATGCCTCGCTCGTCAACGCTAACAGCGGGATCTCGTACAGAATTGTGTCAACCCAGAGACCCTTGACCAGATACTCGACATCACCCGTGTCGCTGTCGCTGCCGGTATCATTCACGGGCGTAAACTTGATTTCAATCTGTTCGGAAGGCTTGAGTTTGAAAGTGGTCAGGAAGTCCAGGTAAGCATCGTTGAAGTATGGACACCGGGTCTTCAAGAATTtaatctcttcttccgtgATTCGAATGTTCGCAAGTCCTACCAGAGAGTACGGTTATCCCGACGCTCGCACAATCATTCAATAAGGCAATACATACTGTCCATTTGCTTCAGAAGCCACTTGTGGGCCCCACGCGTTAACTTCATGTGTGGAGTACGGTTCGTGAACCCATAAGTCACGTCTACGCAGTACAACTCGTAAGGAATTTCAACCATACCACATAAGAGCCGATATATACTCACGGGTATCAGGGAAGTACTTCAGGACGGCACATTGCATCGTCAACTTGTACAAATCGGTATCAAGAAGAGAGCAAATGCCCTCCGGAATTGGAGGGGAACCTTCTTGGTCCATTATGACTTGTTTCCGAGACCTGTGTAGGAGTGCTAGCTGCAGTGGCTAGAAGTGAATAAAATGTGCGAAATTCAATTCAATGGGGTAAAAGCCCCAGTCAAAGGAAAGTAATTGTGTAGTAGAGAAGTTTATCAGCAGCTGAAAACAGTCATATCCACGCTGCTGCGGGGAACTACCAAAAAAGACCATGTTTGTACTGTTTGCATTGTATAATCTTCGTCATGCTGTGGGCGACGTCATATTGAGATGCAGTGAATTGATAATTACTGGACTATTATACTGCGGACAAACCTCCTGTCAAATAATGTATTAGTGCTTAAGGTTGGCTGTGCTGATATGCTGGTTCATAGTAGAGGTTACTATACCGACTATAGATTATACCGAGATCTTGCGTAAAAGCCTCTTGGTGTTTCAATGAGCATTGAAACCCCTCAACCAAATAGTCTATAGCAAATTGGGGCATATATTACTGGGTAGTATACGCCAAACAATTGCGTTGTCATGGAATATATCGTCAACGTCAAATATTACCAGTTGTTGCCTTATTTGTAGGCTGTGACTGCCCTGCCCCGCCAGTTTGATAAGATAATTGTGGCTAATGCCTATGTATGTGGCTGTGCAGGGTTTGTTCTCAGGCACATCGGGTGTCATATTATTCCGGTCAAGACAGCGCTCCCGTCGCAGGCGCCTTATCCATTATCAGCCAACGTTCATTACTCGTTCAACCTCCACGCTTGGTTCATGCGTTCTGCTAGTTGCGATTACGACCGGTCCTCGCCTTGTCCCTACTTTATACAAAATAACAAGACGTCTGCTCTCAAAGCTAACTACATCAGGAACTCTGGCTAGCCTGAACCACTTCAACAACAGTGGCGCATATTAATCAAGGTCGCTTGAGAACAACATCGATATGGCGCACGGCGCTGAGGACTGCGCATCCGTGCTAGAGCAATTCGTTCATGATGTTGCGAATCTGCCAGCGGAAATTAACCACTtgatggaagagatccaggccAAAGACAAAATCATCCAAGAATGTCGCACTACGATCAATTCGAGAGATAGTAGTTTACAAAAATTCATCAAAATGAATGGCAGTCTGACGCCGAAtcccaaagaagagcaatACGGAAAGGTCATATTACAGAATCTTGACAAGTCGCAACAGCTacaggatgagaagataCAATTGAGTGAGAAAGCGTGCGTTCTATTAGACCGGCAAATCAAGAAATTGGACATCAAAATTCGTGACCTGCAGAATGACGGTGTTCTTTCGAACGATCCGCCCTTGCCCTCTCTCTTCAATAATAGCGACCAATACCGAGACCCCCCAAAGATCTTTTTTCCCGACTCCGCCTCCGACTCTAATTCATACAactctcccctccatccTACATCCGGGAACGCCAACGTTATAATAGGCGCCACTCAGAGAC is a window from the Aspergillus oryzae RIB40 DNA, chromosome 6 genome containing:
- a CDS encoding nicotinate phosphoribosyltransferase (nicotinic acid phosphoribosyltransferase); translation: MDQEGSPPIPEGICSLLDTDLYKLTMQCAVLKYFPDTHVTYGFTNRTPHMKLTRGAHKWLLKQMDRLANIRITEEEIKFLKTRCPYFNDAYLDFLTTFKLKPSEQIEIKFTPVNDTGSDSDTGDVEYLVKGLWVDTILYEIPLLALTSEAYFMFSDKDWDYSCQEEKAYRKGCTLLENGCIFSEFGSRRRRDYHTHDLVMVGLMKAAEEGKRQGWKGRFTGSSNVHFAMKYGVDPVGTVAHEWYMTIAAITDDYENANELALRYWLGCFGKGVLGIALTDTFGTPAFLDAFRKPIPAFTSAGAGAVSTSASGPATTNESTVQSEAETKAPITAPLRDGGARTSHETYAQAYTGVRQDSGDPVYFVKMVRDFYDREGITDKKTMVFSDSLNIEHCLEYKVIAEEAGFQPVFGVGTFFTNDFTNKSNDEKSKPLNIVIKISTANGHPAVKLSDNMGKNTGDKQKVQEVKKKLGYVEHEWEEGDESNRWSKR